The genomic DNA GAGATTGCAGTTGCGCCCTGGCAAGCGATTCGTTGTACTCACGATCCTGCTGTTGCCTGGATTGGGCAGGAAAGCAGTAAACGCCGCAAAGCTGAACAACCCGTCATCGTCACCCACAGTACGGCTGATTTTGCTAAACGATATCTTGAGTCTGATGATTTGCAAGCTGTCGGACAACAGCTGCTCGATCGCGCCGCTGCAATCTCTTTTCCCTGGCTCAGCCGTCCTCAAACATTGCAAGTCCACCGTTGGCGATATGCCTTTGTGAAACAAGCACTACCCGAACTTTATCTTGCCAGCTTATTCCCTTTACCCCTGGTTTGTAGCGGAGAGTGGTGTGGGGGCTATCAGATTGAAGCAGCACTACAGTCTGGACAGGCAGCTGCAATGCAAATTATGCAGGCAATGGTCACCTGAAAAAAGAGCCTTTCGATCAAAGAAGGGCGCGAACTGCACGCCCTTGTCGGAGTTGATGAATCATTGAAAAGCTGATAGATGGTAGCAGAACTGGGCAATGTCGATCGCCTTAGTTTGCTTGAGCTTACTCTGCTTCAGCCCCATCTTGAGACGTGTTCTCCCGCTCCATATCATCATTGTCTTGGGTAGCACCACCAAATCTTCTGCCTCTACCCATGCGTCCAGAGTTCGTGCGTTTGCGGAATTTTCGGGCGTATGCCAGGTTACGGAGCGCTTTTTCTTTTTTTTGATTACGGCGTTTAGCCATTCTTGACCTCGTAGGAAAAACAGTGAATGCGGAGACAATTAGATTGACGAGTCAACCAACTCAGAACGCTTAAAACAAATTTTTGACGTTCCCCGCAAAGAACTTATCGTAGCACAGTTGCCCCATGCCCCTGCAAGACTAACACCTTGCTCAGAGCACCGTTTTGGCAAACTGCAAAGCGGCTTCTCGACCCAAAATTTTGCCTTCTGCCTGCGCCAGTTGCAGGGTTTCCAGAAGCTGACCGATGCGCGGTCCTGGTGGGAGATCGAGTTCAGTCATCAGATCTCGTCCAGTCAGGGGCGAAGACGGGTGGGCAATGGGATCATCTGGAGTCAGAAACCGCTGCATCAGGGGCGCGATCGTCTCAAGTGAGGTTCCTGCAGCAACTGCCAGCACTGCCAGAGCCGGAAACGCCATACCCACCCCCCGAAACAGAAGATATTGCTCGCGGCGAGACAGGTTTGAGACTACATCAGGCTGCACCTGCGGTGAGTGCTTTACGGCTGCCAGCACAGACTGAACCTCAGCCCGACTGTATTTCAAATGCCAGAGTTCTTGCTCCGCAACTACCAGATCAGGAGCAACCAGACAAGCGAGTTTGGCGACCTTGAGCCAGCTTCGCCCTGCCCCAGACAACCGATGTTGGTCGCGCACCCAGCCTGATAGCTCTAGCCCCATTTCGGACCAGCCTTGGGCGAGATCGATCGCCGCCTGATCCACTTGAGTAATCTGCTGCAAACCGCCTGCGGTGATGTGCGGTAGCCAATGTTTGAGCAACCCATCTTCCCAAACTTTCGTCAGCAAGGGCGTTCCTTTAGCCGTGCTGAGCAGATAGCTAAGTTCTGCCTGAACTCGCTCAGCCGCAACAGATTCCAGCAGGTTTGCAAGGTGCTGAATGGTGTGTTGGGTTTCTGGCTCAACGGTGAAACTAAGCTGAGCCGACTGCCGATAAGCCCGTAGCAACCGTAGCGGATCTTCCTTCAAATTCTCAGGAGCAACCATACGAATCAATCGACGTTGCAGATCGGCATAGCCTTGCAAGGGATCAAGCAATTGCTCTGTGTAGGGGTTATAGGCAATTGCATTCACAGTGAAATCGCGGCGGAGCAGATCATCTTCGAGCCGATCGCCCACTTGCTGCGCGAAATCAACGGTTGCTTTCTCAAAAACCACCCTGGCAATTTGACGTTCAGCATCAAGTAAAACAAAGCCTGCTCGGTAGTGATTGGCAATTGCTTTTGCCGTCCGAACTGCCCCTTCTGGCATCACAAAATCCAGGTCGAGGTATTCTGCCTGTCTGCCTAAGAGGGCATCACGAACATTTCCACCAACAAGATAGGTCGAAGGGGGCAGCCACTTTAGATCAAAGGGCCAAGTGTGGGGAGACAGAACTGATGCTGTCACAGGTAAAGACTGCTGAATCGTTGCAGGAAAAAGATCTGGGTACTTCAAAAATGACTCAATCCAAACAAATAAACAACTGGGAAGGCGCAAGGCGCTGTAAGTCTAAACATCTATCATATTCTCAGGACAGTTCTGCCAGAAGCTCGTTTGAGGGATGCAATTTAACATTGCCCCAATTCAACCGTTAAACAATCAATCGTTTTTAGACTGCTTTAAGCTTTCACTGTACAAGCTTTGCCTTGAGCCTGTGTCTCGTATCCCTGACTTGAGATGGAAGACACCTCCCGATTCCTGCACTTCCCCATTCAAACTTTCCTTTCATTTTGAAACATCCCTCTCAATTCGCATCTGTTTTACAAAAACTTGAGATAGAGTAGCAGAAAAGGGGGTTACTCCCAGTGACCTTAATGCATGGAGGAATGGGCGATGTGTATTTGTGTGAATTGTCACTATGTCGATCGATGCGTGACTTATAACGCTGTCGAAGCAGCTCATCAACAGCCCCACCTCACTGAAACCCCTGATTTTGAGCCAATCAACCCCAGCATTAACGCCAATATTCAACCACCTGAAGTGAGAGTCGAGAACAACCAGGTGGTACAGGATGGTGACTTTGGCTTTGAGTATGACGTCGTGGGTTGCGAAAGTTTCCGGGCAGAAATGGGCAAATGGGCGAGGTTGCGTCCGGGTGAGTTGGTGCCCACCTGATACGGCTCGTTTCTAGCAGATGCGCTAAAGGACAAGGGGCTAGGATAAAGAAAATGCCTGTCCTGACAAGTCCATGAGCTATTGTCTAAATCCAGCTTGTTCCAAGCCACAAAATCCTGATGATGTGAAATTTTGTCAGAACTGTGGCGTAAAGCTGTTGTTAGGCGATCGATATCAGCCGATCAAGCTCATCGGTCAAGGTGGTTTTGGCAGAACTTTACTGGCGATCGATCGAGCAGCTTCAGCCTCTAAAAATCAGCCTCCATTTTGCGTCATTAAACAGCTTGTTGCTCAGTATCCTGGCATGAAGCGATCGGGCGATTTGATGCGGCAGGAAGCAGCACAGCTCGCAAGGTTGGGGCAGCATCCCCAAATTCCGGCTTTACTAGACCATTTTGAGCTGGAGACGGCTCAGTATTTGGTGCAAGAATTTATTGATGGACAAAATTTAGAGCAAGTTTTAGCAACAGAGGGGCTGTTCTCGGAGCAGCAAGTTCGATCGCTCCTGGCAGATTTATTGCCCGTCCTCCGGTTTATTCATGCCAATCAGGTAATTCATCGTGACCTGAAACCCAGCAACATCATTCGTCCAGCCGGGGACGGACATTTGGTTTTAGTTGACTTTGGGGCATCCAAAATTGCGCCAGAAACAGCCAAAACTGAAACGGTGATTGGCAGTGCTGGATATGCAGCTCCAGAGCAGGTGATGGGTCGGGCGGAGTTTGCCAGTGATCTATATAGTTTGGGTGTGACCTGCGTGCACCTGCTGACCGGAATGCATCCCTTTGATTTGTACTCCATTGGAGAAGATGCCTGGATTTGGCGGCAATATCTGCCCAAACCAATCAGTTCAGAACTGCGGCGCGTTTTAGACAAGCTTTTGCAAAAGGCAACTCGACAACGCTATAGCAATGCTACAGAAGCCTTACAAGATTTGCGCTTAGAACGGGTTGCCCCGATCGACCCACCTGATCAATTCAGCCGAACTGATGCCCAGACCCCTCAGAAAATTCCTTCCCGCAAACAATCAACCCGATCCCAGCCAACCCAAGCAATCTGGCGCTGTGTTCAAACGATTGAAGGGCATGAGGGAGAGATCACAGCATTGGCAATCGATCGAGCAGGCAATCTGCTGGCCACTGGAGGAACCGATCGCGCCATTTATCTCTGGGATTTAGCAACCGGAGAACGACTGCACTGCTTTCTCGGTCGATCGCTTTGGTTTGGCGTTGGGCATAGCGATCGGATTACAGCCCTCACCTTTAGCCCAGAAGGACGGTTTCTGATCAGTGCAAGTGATGACGGCACAATTAAACAATGGGACTTGAAAACGTTGCGCCTGGTCAGCACCTTATCCGGTCACGGTTGGGGCATTTCTGCCATGACTTTGAGTGAGGATGGATACCTCTTAGTCAGTGGCGATCGAGAAGGCAGAATCCAGCTTTGGGATTTGGAAACTGAGACCGTGATCAGCAGCTTGAACAACCAGCGAAACGCAATCAGTGCCGTGGTTATCAGCCCAGACCAGCAACTTCTGGTCAGCAGCAGCCTTGATAAAACAATTTGTTTTTGGGACTTCCAGACAGATATTTTGCTCAAAACGCTTAAAGGGCATTTGGATAGCGTCACCGCAGCAACCCTCACACCCAACGGACGCACCCTCCTTAGCGGCAGTGCCGATCGAACCATTAAGCTATGGGATGTTGTCTCAGCTTCTCAAATCAAAGTCATTGCGGCTCACCGGGATAGCATTACCGATCTTGCTGTTCATCCAAGGGAATTGCTGTTCGCCAGCAGCAGCGAGGACAATACCGTTAAACTCTGGAACGTCCAGACTGGTAGCCGCATTGTTACACTTCCCCATCCTTGGGCAGTCAACCAAATTAGTTTTAGCCCAGATGGAGAATTATTAGTGAGCGGTAGTGCCGATGAAACGATCCGGATCTGGCAGCGAGACTAGGAACGAATCGGCAGGTAAATGGTAAAGGTGCTGCCCTGCCCCAATTCAGACTTCACCTCGATCATGCCGCGATGTGCCTCAATAATCCGCTGAGAGAGATAAAGCCCCAAGCCACTCCCTGCCCGCTTATGTTCTCCCTGGCGGAACCGCTGAAACAGAGAAGCCTGATCTTCAGGAGAAATACCTGAACCTGTGTCCTGGATCTCGATCGCAATACAGCGAGATAGCTGCCCCTCATTTACAGATGGGGTTGTGCCCACAACGTTAAACTCTCCAGCTTCTAAAGTACTTTCAGAGAGATTGCGCTCTCTAATACCCAGAAGCCGGACGGCAACAAAGCCACAATCGGTAAACTTGATCGCATTGCCAACCAAATTAGTAAACACCCGTTGCAGTTCCAGTCGATCGCCCTGAACGCTAGTTGTAGCTGCTGCTTCGTCAATCGTTTCAGTCTGAAGCTCAACTCCTTTATCTTTTGCCAGCGGCATCAGTTCCTGAACAACTTCCTGGAGCAGATCTTGCAGATTCAGCGATGAGAAGATCAGGTTTTTTTGCCCTGCCTCATGACGATAGACTTCCAACAGTGTGTTTACCATTTGCAGCAAGTTTTTATTGCTGCGGATCATGATAGTAAAAGCATCGTCCATGTCATTGCCAACATCCCCAAATGCTCCATCACGGAACAAGTTGAGCATTCGATCGGCAGCAACCAGGGGTGTCCGCAGGTCGTGCGTTAAGCGCGATACAAAATCTTCTCGCTGGCGCACCATTT from Trichocoleus sp. includes the following:
- a CDS encoding hybrid sensor histidine kinase/response regulator; protein product: MSSIQPSRVDRILAVDDSPDNLFLVQTILEDRGYEISLAEDGRSALEKIEKLPPDLILLDVMMPGMDGYEVTRRVRQAQRFRKLPFIPILLITAHEQSSVVEGLDAGADDFIRKPVDVDELLARVRSLLRLKHSIDEREQMVRQREDFVSRLTHDLRTPLVAADRMLNLFRDGAFGDVGNDMDDAFTIMIRSNKNLLQMVNTLLEVYRHEAGQKNLIFSSLNLQDLLQEVVQELMPLAKDKGVELQTETIDEAAATTSVQGDRLELQRVFTNLVGNAIKFTDCGFVAVRLLGIRERNLSESTLEAGEFNVVGTTPSVNEGQLSRCIAIEIQDTGSGISPEDQASLFQRFRQGEHKRAGSGLGLYLSQRIIEAHRGMIEVKSELGQGSTFTIYLPIRS
- a CDS encoding CCA tRNA nucleotidyltransferase: MTASVLSPHTWPFDLKWLPPSTYLVGGNVRDALLGRQAEYLDLDFVMPEGAVRTAKAIANHYRAGFVLLDAERQIARVVFEKATVDFAQQVGDRLEDDLLRRDFTVNAIAYNPYTEQLLDPLQGYADLQRRLIRMVAPENLKEDPLRLLRAYRQSAQLSFTVEPETQHTIQHLANLLESVAAERVQAELSYLLSTAKGTPLLTKVWEDGLLKHWLPHITAGGLQQITQVDQAAIDLAQGWSEMGLELSGWVRDQHRLSGAGRSWLKVAKLACLVAPDLVVAEQELWHLKYSRAEVQSVLAAVKHSPQVQPDVVSNLSRREQYLLFRGVGMAFPALAVLAVAAGTSLETIAPLMQRFLTPDDPIAHPSSPLTGRDLMTELDLPPGPRIGQLLETLQLAQAEGKILGREAALQFAKTVL
- a CDS encoding serine/threonine-protein kinase — its product is MSYCLNPACSKPQNPDDVKFCQNCGVKLLLGDRYQPIKLIGQGGFGRTLLAIDRAASASKNQPPFCVIKQLVAQYPGMKRSGDLMRQEAAQLARLGQHPQIPALLDHFELETAQYLVQEFIDGQNLEQVLATEGLFSEQQVRSLLADLLPVLRFIHANQVIHRDLKPSNIIRPAGDGHLVLVDFGASKIAPETAKTETVIGSAGYAAPEQVMGRAEFASDLYSLGVTCVHLLTGMHPFDLYSIGEDAWIWRQYLPKPISSELRRVLDKLLQKATRQRYSNATEALQDLRLERVAPIDPPDQFSRTDAQTPQKIPSRKQSTRSQPTQAIWRCVQTIEGHEGEITALAIDRAGNLLATGGTDRAIYLWDLATGERLHCFLGRSLWFGVGHSDRITALTFSPEGRFLISASDDGTIKQWDLKTLRLVSTLSGHGWGISAMTLSEDGYLLVSGDREGRIQLWDLETETVISSLNNQRNAISAVVISPDQQLLVSSSLDKTICFWDFQTDILLKTLKGHLDSVTAATLTPNGRTLLSGSADRTIKLWDVVSASQIKVIAAHRDSITDLAVHPRELLFASSSEDNTVKLWNVQTGSRIVTLPHPWAVNQISFSPDGELLVSGSADETIRIWQRD
- a CDS encoding Ycf34 family protein, yielding MCICVNCHYVDRCVTYNAVEAAHQQPHLTETPDFEPINPSINANIQPPEVRVENNQVVQDGDFGFEYDVVGCESFRAEMGKWARLRPGELVPT